The Xiphophorus couchianus chromosome 22, X_couchianus-1.0, whole genome shotgun sequence genome includes the window AATgtcactgttttttgttttgttttttttcccctgaactGACATTCATCCTGCTGACACTGTTTGAAAGCCTTGAAGATGTTGATGAGGGTGAAGTGGTCTCCTTCCGGGTGCTGGAACTTCATGCGGTACTGGGCTGCCTCTGGCTTCAGCTCCACAGCCGGAACCATGAAGCAAGAGGGCGCTAAAAAGATACAAAAGATAATACTTACTTACTAATACAGTTGGTGCTCATATAAACATGCTCATGCAAGCTGAACATTTACACATCTGATCATATTTCAAACCACAACATCAATGGATTTTATAAggattttttgtgacagaccaacaaaatagtccatccatccatccattcatccatccatccatccatccatccatccatccatcccgaTTGTCATAGAGAAGTTGTGGTGCCTATATCTATCTGTAAATAACGGTGAAGCGGAAGTGAAATTATGCatggtttttatatttaataagaatctgaaaagtgttgtatgcatttgtattcagtcccccTTAGTCAATACATCGTAGAAACAATTTTGACTGGGCCCTTCTGATGCAAGAACTTTGACATGAACTGTTTCACTGTTTCTCTGGCTATCAAGAGACACAAAGTGcacaaagtgaaaaagtgaTAGCTGGTtgcaaatgattttattcaggGGTTTGGAGTAAATCTGGTGGATACAAATGCACAAGACAATTTTCTAATCTGttatgaatttatttgtgttgGTATATTTGATCAAATCCCAGTAGCATCCATTGACATTTATGGTTGTACTATAGCAAAAGGTGAAAACCACAGAGAAACACTTTAAGTGACTGCATGATTTTGCGCGTGCccattgttttttgttaaaatcccATACATCACCTGCTAGCATGGCTGCAATGATGACCACTTCGTTGACACAGTCAAACTCACAGGAGGCCAGCACAGTCTTGGCCATTTGAGGCTCCAGTGGGAACTCAGACATGATGATGCCCATCTCAGAAAGGTTCCCGTCGTTATCCAGAGCTGCCAGGTAGTCCAGCTCCTCCAGTGCCTGCATTAGACCTCCAGGGTCTGGAAAGAGAGATTTCAAAGGAGGCGTGTGGGATAATGTTCAAAATGTTAGACACGAGCAAAGGAAAGAGGATTTATAACTGTATTTAACCGTATTTAAACTGGGTGATCATTAATTCCACACAAATCTACTTTAAGTATTCAAAGTCTAGCATCCTGCTGGGAATGTTGAGAACGTAAGGGCAGCAGCAGATTACAAAGATGTAATCCTCGCCAACATCTGCCTCATACCGCTacgcaaaataaaaactggttcatgttatgagttagtttttttttttaatagtgttaAATGAGAAAGCCGAAACAAGAGGGAAAGAAAGGTTTCCTATTATCTGCTCACCCTCACACCGGCTCAGCCATGCCTGTGCTCTAATCAGCtaatgagtgtgtgtgcgtgttttgTGGTGCTTTTTTGTGCATAAATCCGACGAGAACAAAAGCACACGGAAGGAGGTCAGCGCTGAAAGGATGCTCACAGAACAGGAGCTGTCGGCTCAGCTGAAGCATGGCTCACTGCCTTtcaataataacaaaaagaaaaaaaaagttcctgtCTGCTGGAgcaaaaagagaacaaaaccGATTGGACCGAAAGATTCTCTTGTCCAACAATAAGTGAATTTTTAGGGATGAACACTGGCTTACCTGTTGCAAAAGCATCaaaatattcaatgttttttggttttttttgcttgttttaagccTGTGAACACATAAATCTCACCTGGCCTGTCGATAAAGTGACAGTGACTCAGCCCGGCGATCTCCATCCTCTTTAGGAACAGCACGGTGGAGGTGATGTCAGACTCCACAATACGAGGACGAATCTTTGCAGGAAGCTGTCTCTCTTTCGGGTAAAGGTGAAAACACTTGCCTGCAGGACAGGACGGTAATCTTACACACAGCTGGATAATCACAACTACAGATTTACATTCACTCATTGGCCACTTTATTAAACCCAGATAGATCAATTAGCTggctaaggaaaaaaaatggacgataacagactgaaaaacaccagactgaTGCAATTTGGTTCTGGCTGTCCGCTCAGATGCTGGTTCACGATTTGGTGTAAACAACAGCTTGGTTTTGATGGGAGATATTCTCTTGACATGATTGAATTGTTGCTAAACATGTACATTGTTGAAAAGCCACAGAATGCTCTTCTTTGGGTGACTGAATTTTATCAATTTGCAAAGTTTAAATGAACTCAAACTGGTTTTATTGAACATGGAAGTAAGTTCACTATCCTCTACTGGCTTGCACAGACACCATGTCCAAAACAACACCTCTGAGATTTGGCAATCATAGATTCTAGCAGATTTTGAAGGTCAAAGGGTCATCTAACCAGCAAGAAGTACCTAAAACATGCTCACCTGTTGGACCAGCCAGCTGTTTGCGGCACTCGCTTTGACCTGAGCTGATTGGCTGGATGATGACAGAGTTTGTTCTGATTCTCGGGTTGTAAACCTGCAAAAGCAATGACACAGAGGAGTTAGAGAGGTCCAGAACTATATATTTACgtctttaaaaaagtttttttccctGCATCACAGAAGCaaggatatttttttgttctttttcttttaatacactTCACTGGCATCTATGATACACAAACATACACTCTGATATAGCATCTCTGCTGAGGCTGTTCGCACAGAcatcagcagataacaggaagctAAGCAAATGCTATTCACTGTACTGATAATGCTAGACACATACACAAAATAATACAGGATGTGTAAAATAGCAACTctgcaatattttttcttgtttagaattattaataaaatactgtttaaTAGTAGAGCAAAAACAGCTGCTACCTCGCTCCCTCACGTGGTGTGAAAGTATTTGTTCCTTATATTAAGAACATTAGGTATTAGGATGAACCGAACTGTTGCTTTGTGATATGGGTCATTttgaaatgtgcagaaaaacagaaaaggaaaaaataattgtgaaatataATTGAGTTGTGTTGGAAGTTTCTGCAGTTGGATTTTCACCTGTTAAAATACCTCTGACCTGAATCCAGGTTACTTTACTGAATTCTTTGAGTTTCAGGAATGCAGATATTTGACCTTGGAcgttttttgatatttttctgtttttaattattgttttattttacaacaaactTTGTATTGTTAAGATGTTTTAAGCGGATTcataaaatagaaagaaaagtttttagttCATAAAGTACAGCTGGCTGAATTGGCCACAAATATCTGATCGCTGCGAGATCACAAGAGCACAAGAAATCATGCAAaacttacatattttttttccactccagCATCAATAACAAAGTTAATTGAGCTATAAGCCCAGAAGAAGTCCTCATTTGGACTGCTTGTGAGGAACACTCGTCTGGTCTGACCCTCCTCTTCCCCAAACATCGGTAGACTCCCAGGTTGGTCAGGATGTACAGCTATGGGCAGCAGCTCACCCAGACCAGGTGGCAAGCCTCGCTTTTCATGACACAGGATGTTATGGGCCAGATCTATTTCCTAATTGAAGACATACACAGAgataattcaaaaacaaaactattttgtcAGACTTAGGACGTCAGGTAAGACGTCAGGTCTTACCTGCATCGTCACCAGAAACACAACCACATCCCCCGGCTCCTTGGAGCGATGGATCTCCAGCACGAGACGGAGAGCAGAACAGAAGTAGTTGTCACCTGTGCTGCTGTACGCCACCTCCCCAACCTCTGGGGCCTCCAGGTGGATGGCTGGCAGTGCCGACCCAGTGAAGAGGTTCAGCTGCTTGGGGTCCGGTTTGGTCGCAGACAGGAGGACCACACGGAGCTCTGGCCTCTGCAGGGCGACTTCTTTCAGCAGACCCAAAAGCACATCGGTAGCAACGGTCCTCTGGTGGGCCTGGTCCACGATCACCACACCGTAACGTTCAAGCAAAGGGTCTGACATCATTTCCCTCAGCAGCATATCATCTGTAG containing:
- the dhx32b gene encoding putative pre-mRNA-splicing factor ATP-dependent RNA helicase DHX32, with protein sequence MEQHMLSLSGECCFEGKSPCCSDSETLSQGDKEYDDILELNQFDGLPYSSRFYKLLKERKELPVWRAKDEFMDSLTKGQFVVLSGFAKTGRSSQIPQWCAEFCLSVRFQHGMVVCTQIHPQQAVDLALRVADEMDINIGHEVGYTIPLETCCTSETFLRYSTDDMLLREMMSDPLLERYGVVIVDQAHQRTVATDVLLGLLKEVALQRPELRVVLLSATKPDPKQLNLFTGSALPAIHLEAPEVGEVAYSSTGDNYFCSALRLVLEIHRSKEPGDVVVFLVTMQEIDLAHNILCHEKRGLPPGLGELLPIAVHPDQPGSLPMFGEEEGQTRRVFLTSSPNEDFFWAYSSINFVIDAGVEKKYVYNPRIRTNSVIIQPISSGQSECRKQLAGPTGKCFHLYPKERQLPAKIRPRIVESDITSTVLFLKRMEIAGLSHCHFIDRPDPGGLMQALEELDYLAALDNDGNLSEMGIIMSEFPLEPQMAKTVLASCEFDCVNEVVIIAAMLAAPSCFMVPAVELKPEAAQYRMKFQHPEGDHFTLINIFKAFKQCQQDEYCDEEKWCQDFFFNHTALLTADALRTELTDTLRRIELPVSTPAFGCRGNTVNIKRALLAGFFMQVARDVDGSGNYFILTHKHVAQIHPMSGYGAKSPKLGLPEWVLFHEHTFSDDNCLCTVTHITPEEFVQMTPQYFFYNLPSSESKDLLQNILNGGASQNEEDKSSSSQEPQEDQTSDRCVIQ